Proteins found in one Thalassomonas actiniarum genomic segment:
- the smrB gene encoding endonuclease SmrB — protein sequence MKLKNALSAQEKQLFKEAIGKVKPMEQDKIRPTTKQAKKKIQLGKDKSAKQAAQFHFSDEFEPDLNSQGPMKYVRHDVDTFEAKNLRRGHYSPDLILDLHGLDQHQAKQEIAALLYACQKEHAQCVCIVHGIGSRILKTKVPHWLVQHPDVMAFHQAPLEWGGNGALLVLIELKDKFYRD from the coding sequence ATGAAACTAAAGAACGCCCTGAGCGCCCAGGAAAAGCAGTTATTCAAAGAAGCCATAGGCAAGGTAAAACCTATGGAGCAGGATAAAATACGCCCGACCACCAAGCAGGCGAAGAAGAAAATCCAGCTTGGAAAAGACAAAAGCGCTAAGCAGGCTGCCCAGTTTCATTTTTCCGATGAGTTTGAACCGGATCTCAACAGCCAGGGGCCGATGAAATATGTCCGCCACGACGTCGACACTTTTGAAGCCAAAAACCTGCGCCGCGGCCACTACTCCCCGGATCTGATCCTGGACTTACACGGCCTGGACCAACACCAGGCCAAGCAGGAAATTGCCGCCCTGCTCTACGCCTGCCAAAAAGAACACGCCCAATGTGTGTGTATCGTGCACGGTATAGGTTCAAGAATATTAAAAACCAAAGTGCCCCACTGGCTGGTACAGCACCCGGATGTTATGGCCTTTCACCAGGCCCCTCTGGAGTGGGGTGGCAACGGTGCCCTGCTGGTATTGATAGAGCTTAAAGATAAATTCTACCGGGATTAA
- the fadJ gene encoding fatty acid oxidation complex subunit alpha FadJ, producing MTEETTSSSASAFTLVRQENGLAHLVMDVVGDTMNTLKAEFAEQVGEVLQEIKGDKDIKGIVLLSGKKDSFVAGADINMLNACQTAEEATALSRQGQMLFDQLEKMDIPVIAAIHGPCLGGGLELAMACHARVCTDSPKTALGLPEVQLGLLPGSGGTQRLPKLVGIQKALDMMLTGKQLRAKQALKAGLVNDVVPESILIRTAEEMALAGKVKAKPRKMSVMDKLLEGNSFGRNIVFKQAAKTVLAKTKGKYPAPLKIIDCVKTGSEQSPAQGYQVEANHFGELVKTPESAQLRNIFFATTDMKKEQGVAGVEPEKIAKAGVLGGGLMGGGIAFVTATKAKVPVRIKDISHKGINHALKYGFDLLNKKVKRRFMMHSEMQKQMSSITGTVDYSGFKELDIVVEAVFEDLALKQKMVADVEEFCKPTTIFASNTSSLPIGQIAAKAARPENVIGLHYFSPVDKMPLAEIIAHEGTSDQTISTTVAFAKKQGKTPIVVKDKAGFYVNRILAPYMNEAANLLLEGESIEKLDKTLVNFGFPVGPMQLLDEVGIDIGAKIGPILQAELGDRFATPPAFDKLLADGRLGKKASKGFYLYGKKVKKKQVDESIYKVLNITPQGRLSDDEISQRCVYMMLNEAVRCLDEGIVRNARDGDIGAIFGIGFPPFLGGPFRYLDQVGATNVVSQLNRWAAQHGERFKPCDALVKMAEEGRTCYE from the coding sequence ATGACTGAAGAAACAACCAGCAGCAGCGCGAGTGCCTTTACTTTGGTGCGTCAGGAAAATGGCCTGGCCCATTTAGTCATGGACGTGGTCGGCGATACCATGAACACCCTCAAAGCTGAATTTGCCGAGCAGGTCGGTGAAGTACTGCAGGAAATCAAAGGCGATAAGGACATTAAAGGCATAGTGCTACTAAGCGGCAAGAAAGACTCTTTCGTTGCCGGTGCCGACATTAACATGCTTAATGCCTGTCAAACCGCAGAAGAAGCCACGGCGTTATCCCGCCAGGGGCAAATGCTGTTCGACCAGCTGGAAAAAATGGATATTCCGGTAATTGCCGCCATCCACGGTCCGTGTTTAGGCGGCGGTTTAGAACTGGCCATGGCCTGTCATGCCCGTGTCTGTACCGACAGCCCGAAAACTGCTTTAGGCTTGCCGGAAGTACAGCTTGGTTTGTTGCCGGGCAGCGGCGGCACCCAACGTTTACCTAAACTGGTGGGCATTCAAAAAGCCTTGGATATGATGTTAACCGGCAAGCAGCTAAGAGCAAAACAGGCATTAAAAGCCGGTTTGGTTAATGACGTGGTACCGGAGAGTATTTTGATCCGTACCGCAGAGGAAATGGCCTTGGCCGGTAAGGTAAAAGCCAAGCCGCGCAAAATGTCGGTGATGGACAAGTTGCTTGAAGGCAACAGCTTCGGCCGCAATATTGTATTCAAGCAGGCGGCGAAAACCGTACTGGCAAAAACCAAGGGCAAATATCCTGCGCCGCTGAAAATTATCGACTGTGTGAAAACCGGCAGCGAACAGTCACCTGCACAAGGTTACCAGGTAGAAGCCAACCATTTCGGTGAGCTGGTGAAAACCCCTGAGTCGGCCCAGTTAAGAAATATTTTCTTTGCCACCACAGACATGAAAAAAGAGCAGGGCGTTGCCGGTGTTGAGCCGGAAAAAATTGCTAAAGCCGGTGTGCTGGGCGGCGGCTTGATGGGCGGTGGTATCGCTTTTGTGACCGCCACCAAAGCCAAGGTGCCGGTACGTATTAAAGACATCAGCCATAAAGGCATTAACCACGCACTGAAATACGGTTTTGACCTGTTAAACAAAAAAGTAAAACGCCGTTTTATGATGCACAGCGAAATGCAAAAGCAAATGTCATCTATTACCGGCACGGTAGACTACAGCGGTTTTAAAGAGCTGGATATTGTGGTGGAAGCGGTATTTGAAGACTTAGCCCTGAAGCAAAAAATGGTTGCCGATGTGGAAGAGTTCTGTAAACCGACCACCATTTTTGCCAGTAACACTTCCAGCTTGCCTATCGGGCAAATCGCTGCCAAAGCGGCGCGTCCGGAAAACGTGATTGGTCTGCATTATTTCTCGCCGGTAGATAAAATGCCGCTGGCGGAAATTATTGCCCATGAAGGTACTTCCGACCAAACCATCTCCACCACAGTGGCCTTTGCCAAGAAACAGGGCAAAACCCCGATTGTGGTGAAAGACAAGGCCGGCTTCTACGTAAACCGTATTTTGGCCCCTTACATGAACGAAGCCGCCAATTTACTGCTTGAAGGCGAGTCTATCGAAAAACTGGACAAGACTTTAGTGAACTTTGGTTTCCCGGTTGGCCCGATGCAGCTGCTTGATGAAGTGGGTATCGATATCGGCGCTAAAATCGGTCCTATCCTGCAGGCGGAACTAGGTGATCGTTTTGCTACGCCGCCGGCCTTTGACAAATTATTGGCGGATGGCCGTTTAGGTAAGAAAGCGTCGAAAGGTTTCTATTTGTACGGTAAAAAGGTGAAGAAGAAGCAGGTGGACGAAAGCATCTACAAAGTGCTGAACATCACTCCGCAAGGCCGCTTGTCTGACGATGAAATCAGCCAGCGCTGCGTATACATGATGTTGAACGAAGCGGTAAGGTGTTTAGACGAAGGCATAGTGCGCAACGCCCGTGACGGCGATATCGGCGCTATCTTCGGCATAGGCTTCCCGCCGTTCCTGGGCGGTCCGTTCCGCTATCTTGACCAGGTAGGCGCAACCAATGTGGTGAGCCAGTTAAACCGCTGGGCTGCCCAACATGGCGAGCGCTTTAAGCCGTGTGACGCCCTGGTGAAAATGGCCGAAGAAGGCCGTACCTGCTACGAATAA
- a CDS encoding EAL domain-containing protein: protein MLLSFFRHLPSFFSNVISFAIISLLLLATLIAPASALQADVQLKFKQYSTEHGLSQNSVFSIAQDKNGFLWFATEDGLNRFDGHDFSQYRYSATDPHSIADNLIRKVFVDQHNTLWVGTQNGLSRYNAEQDNFDNFFNITGDNQSLKDNLIWDIYQKQPNKNNQEIDNPLWVSTATGIHQFNPENNSFTRIRIQGFEDRFKEIKRIFQDDRGNYWLGSFSQGLYWINSNLSYAIAIHKDNKWNLNLNASALFDIKIIDDQYWLATNNGVYIISYDFQILEHFNSTSENPTLSNEIRAIEQVSETQVWLATNKGLNSLNLSNNKLTAYQNNSNKFSLSENWLMDIFKDNSGNVWLGTYGGGVNQYNPLKNSFYPGLDNKNLWVESIGSTSDDIIWFATEQGDLYYLKNENSIEKHSVSLGKDITHLITDSSDLWLRTVDEHLYKLDTSNSLISEHKSWFKNAKHSSEKRLAFLNKHIWYINTDSLLASYNTQTQEFTHFQPNNNSSLSSLQVIDNGRIVVTSAAGEIFYFHPQDNNFTQVKFNKPANFSIAHTSNIASSQQWLWLGSKSQGIALINQNTKASTVFNENNQLSNNFISDILIDENNNAWLATNKSISVINPDTGLVRNFDHDFFASNNDFIQFSALKSSTGLLYFGSTNGYISFNPKELLKVTPRIEKPFFTDVFIANKKIDITQNSLEHEHSHNTGSKPNSTLNKQLNTVDVLRLQHYQSPVSIDFVAPNAKLPSQLKYRYRLFGLDEDWIETDDNNRRATYTNLSAGEYNFEVQAYDLQDTSLTQTNNLKILVLPPWWLSRWAMLVYSLIALSCIGYVVLQMRHKRKYHMQIKLSEERLKLSLWGSGDEMWDWNIKTGKIFRSNIWGLLEFPQDGQRNASSSSNIGKGKNNANQSKSPSENTNIHQQDIPRVKAALEAHFEDKTEHFESTYRVRDKEGNWIWVLDRGKIVERDDKGIATRMTGTLKDISQIKKAEERLKLFAKCIANISDAVVIYDREFVILDVNKAFLRITGKSREKMVGRSLRFPRYPTSFSTNIKKHLLTKGSWHGEVENTRQDNSVFLADFNIDVIRDENQCISNFVAVFSDISQRKETEAELRKLANTDTLTGLPNRSYFQANQLQLVKNKTPHALLVFDLDNFKKINDSMGHQVGDVLLCKVAERMVNASRKQDTVYRLGGDEFSIIIEETNDIHTITTIAKNILDTIALPLKLKNQEIVLYSSIGIVLYPEDGATPQELLKNADTAMYHAKGLGGNKYQFFNESMNKKAVTRLQIESLIRHGLKKDLFSVYYQPKIEISTGKIAGMEALVRFETPTKGLISPVVFIPVSEETGQIIDIGEVVLRKACFATKQWVDAGLFDGRIAVNLSAVQFTQPNLVTLIANVLEESQLPARYLELEITEGTVMDSPQKAIETMLQIRALGVHLALDDFGTGYSSLAYLKKFPLNTLKIDKAFVDDIEQSEQGRNMVATIVTIAHNLRMQVVAEGVETNQQLEFLAKLKCEQLQGYLYSKPLSTGDFEKYLVSYQITDKSTSFA from the coding sequence GTGCTTTTATCTTTTTTTCGACATTTGCCTTCGTTTTTTTCAAATGTCATTTCATTTGCCATTATTTCTTTGCTGTTGTTGGCGACGTTAATAGCACCCGCTTCAGCGCTTCAAGCCGATGTGCAACTAAAATTTAAGCAATATTCCACCGAACATGGTTTATCACAAAACTCTGTTTTTAGTATCGCTCAGGATAAAAATGGCTTTTTATGGTTTGCCACCGAAGACGGTTTAAACCGTTTCGACGGTCATGATTTTTCTCAGTACCGCTATAGTGCTACAGACCCTCACTCCATAGCTGACAACCTTATACGTAAAGTATTTGTTGATCAGCATAATACCCTATGGGTTGGCACCCAAAATGGTCTTAGCCGTTATAATGCAGAACAGGATAACTTTGATAATTTTTTTAATATTACCGGTGACAACCAATCATTAAAAGACAACCTTATCTGGGATATTTATCAAAAGCAGCCCAACAAAAATAACCAAGAAATAGATAATCCTCTATGGGTTTCTACAGCTACAGGTATACATCAATTTAACCCCGAAAATAATAGTTTCACTCGTATTAGAATCCAAGGGTTCGAAGATAGATTTAAGGAAATAAAAAGAATATTCCAAGATGATCGAGGTAATTATTGGCTAGGCAGCTTCAGTCAAGGTTTGTATTGGATTAACAGTAATTTATCATATGCAATAGCTATCCATAAAGACAATAAATGGAACCTTAATCTCAATGCCAGTGCCTTGTTTGATATAAAAATAATTGATGATCAATATTGGTTAGCAACTAATAATGGTGTTTACATAATCTCCTACGATTTCCAAATATTGGAGCACTTCAACAGCACCAGTGAAAACCCAACTTTATCTAATGAAATAAGAGCAATAGAACAAGTAAGTGAAACCCAAGTTTGGTTGGCAACGAATAAAGGCTTAAACAGTTTGAATTTATCAAATAATAAATTAACTGCTTACCAAAATAATTCCAATAAGTTTTCACTCTCAGAAAACTGGTTGATGGATATCTTTAAAGATAATTCCGGTAACGTCTGGCTCGGAACCTATGGAGGTGGTGTAAATCAGTACAACCCTCTAAAAAATAGCTTCTATCCTGGGTTAGACAATAAAAATTTATGGGTAGAATCAATAGGAAGCACCAGTGATGATATTATCTGGTTTGCAACTGAACAAGGGGATTTATACTACCTCAAAAATGAAAATTCTATTGAAAAACACTCTGTAAGTTTAGGCAAAGACATAACTCATCTAATCACTGATAGCTCTGATTTATGGCTCAGAACCGTAGATGAACATTTATACAAATTAGATACAAGTAATTCCTTGATTAGTGAACATAAAAGTTGGTTCAAAAATGCAAAGCATTCCTCAGAAAAACGACTAGCATTCTTAAATAAACATATATGGTATATAAACACTGATAGTTTACTGGCATCATATAACACTCAAACACAAGAATTTACTCATTTTCAGCCAAACAACAATAGCAGTCTGTCCAGTTTACAAGTAATAGATAACGGGCGTATTGTGGTTACCTCTGCTGCGGGTGAAATCTTTTATTTTCACCCCCAAGACAACAATTTTACTCAAGTTAAATTTAATAAACCTGCAAATTTTTCAATTGCCCATACCAGTAACATCGCTAGTTCACAACAATGGTTATGGTTAGGTTCTAAATCTCAAGGCATAGCTTTAATTAACCAAAACACAAAGGCATCGACTGTTTTCAATGAAAACAACCAGTTATCAAACAACTTTATTTCAGATATTTTAATTGATGAAAACAACAATGCTTGGTTGGCAACAAATAAAAGTATTAGTGTCATAAACCCTGATACAGGATTGGTAAGAAATTTTGATCATGACTTCTTCGCTTCAAATAATGACTTCATTCAATTTAGCGCCCTAAAAAGTTCAACTGGCTTATTATATTTCGGCAGTACAAATGGTTATATCAGCTTTAATCCAAAAGAATTGCTCAAAGTTACTCCTCGGATAGAGAAGCCTTTTTTTACTGATGTATTCATTGCCAACAAAAAAATAGATATCACTCAAAATTCCCTCGAACATGAACACTCTCATAATACTGGCAGTAAACCAAACTCTACCTTAAACAAACAATTAAACACAGTTGATGTATTACGACTGCAACACTATCAATCACCTGTGAGTATTGATTTTGTAGCGCCTAATGCCAAACTGCCAAGCCAATTAAAATACCGCTACCGATTGTTTGGCTTAGATGAAGACTGGATAGAAACCGATGATAACAATCGCCGCGCCACTTATACTAACTTAAGTGCTGGTGAATATAACTTTGAGGTACAAGCCTATGATCTACAAGATACCAGCTTAACTCAAACTAATAACTTAAAGATTCTAGTATTACCTCCCTGGTGGTTATCACGCTGGGCGATGCTGGTTTACAGCTTAATAGCCTTGAGCTGCATTGGTTATGTAGTCCTTCAAATGCGTCATAAGCGCAAATATCACATGCAAATTAAACTTAGCGAAGAGCGACTTAAATTATCTCTCTGGGGCAGTGGTGATGAAATGTGGGACTGGAATATTAAAACCGGCAAAATATTCCGCTCTAATATCTGGGGTTTACTAGAGTTTCCCCAAGATGGCCAACGTAATGCGAGCTCTAGCTCAAACATAGGTAAAGGCAAGAATAATGCTAATCAATCTAAATCTCCGTCAGAAAATACCAATATCCACCAGCAGGATATCCCACGGGTTAAGGCAGCGTTAGAAGCCCATTTTGAAGATAAAACCGAGCACTTTGAATCTACCTATCGAGTAAGGGATAAAGAAGGTAATTGGATTTGGGTACTAGATCGCGGAAAAATAGTAGAGCGGGATGATAAAGGCATCGCCACCCGGATGACTGGCACACTAAAAGATATCAGCCAGATCAAAAAAGCAGAAGAGCGGTTGAAGCTATTTGCCAAGTGTATTGCCAATATTTCCGATGCCGTAGTAATCTACGACCGAGAATTTGTAATTTTAGATGTCAATAAAGCGTTCTTACGTATTACCGGCAAAAGCCGGGAAAAAATGGTAGGTAGGTCACTAAGGTTCCCACGCTATCCAACCAGTTTCAGCACAAACATTAAAAAACATCTATTAACTAAAGGCAGCTGGCATGGCGAAGTAGAAAATACCCGCCAGGATAACAGCGTATTTTTAGCCGATTTTAATATTGATGTTATTCGCGATGAAAACCAGTGCATTTCGAACTTTGTCGCAGTGTTCTCTGATATCAGTCAACGTAAGGAGACCGAGGCAGAGTTAAGAAAACTGGCCAATACAGATACTTTAACCGGCTTGCCTAACCGTTCTTATTTTCAGGCTAACCAACTGCAACTAGTGAAAAATAAAACCCCACATGCGCTCTTGGTATTTGACCTGGATAATTTCAAAAAAATTAACGATTCCATGGGACACCAAGTAGGTGATGTACTGCTATGTAAGGTAGCCGAGCGTATGGTAAACGCCAGCCGTAAGCAAGATACAGTATATCGCCTTGGGGGAGATGAATTTAGTATTATTATTGAGGAAACCAATGATATTCATACTATCACCACCATTGCTAAAAACATTCTTGATACTATTGCCCTGCCGTTAAAGTTAAAAAATCAGGAAATAGTGCTTTATAGCAGCATAGGCATAGTGTTATATCCTGAAGATGGTGCCACTCCACAAGAGTTACTAAAAAATGCTGATACAGCCATGTACCATGCCAAAGGCCTTGGAGGTAATAAATACCAGTTCTTTAACGAATCTATGAATAAAAAGGCAGTTACTCGCTTACAAATAGAAAGCTTAATTCGCCACGGTCTGAAGAAAGATTTATTCTCGGTTTATTATCAACCTAAAATTGAAATTTCAACCGGTAAAATCGCCGGTATGGAAGCCCTAGTAAGATTTGAAACTCCAACCAAAGGTTTGATAAGCCCGGTAGTTTTTATTCCTGTATCAGAAGAGACAGGCCAAATTATTGACATTGGTGAAGTGGTGTTACGCAAAGCTTGTTTTGCTACTAAGCAATGGGTGGATGCAGGTTTATTTGATGGACGGATTGCAGTAAACCTTTCTGCAGTGCAGTTTACCCAGCCTAACCTAGTGACCTTAATCGCTAATGTTTTAGAAGAAAGCCAGTTACCCGCCCGCTATTTAGAACTAGAGATCACCGAAGGCACAGTAATGGACTCGCCACAAAAAGCGATAGAAACGATGTTACAGATCCGCGCCCTTGGCGTTCACCTGGCATTAGATGATTTTGGTACCGGCTATTCATCATTAGCCTATTTAAAGAAATTCCCACTAAATACTCTTAAAATTGACAAGGCTTTTGTCGATGATATTGAACAGTCTGAGCAGGGGCGAAATATGGTAGCCACTATAGTCACCATTGCCCATAACCTAAGGATGCAAGTCGTTGCTGAAGGGGTAGAAACCAACCAGCAACTGGAATTTTTAGCCAAGCTGAAGTGCGAGCAATTACAGGGATATTTGTACTCTAAACCCCTTTCTACAGGCGATTTCGAAAAATACTTAGTTTCGTATCAAATTACTGACAAATCTACCAGCTTTGCCTAG
- the sixA gene encoding phosphohistidine phosphatase SixA: protein MQLYIMRHGQASPVANSDAERQLTKQGQFEAEIMGKWLKNMQVNLDHVLVSPYIRAQQTAAIVKATLSWSEPATTCDFITPSGNAALVHDYLDGMLAQSRGKSNSAKAIETLLLVSHMPLVSYLVEDLTFDRKSPIFQTAGIAQIDYDLGRMKGELVRLVSPHDLC, encoded by the coding sequence ATGCAACTGTATATCATGCGTCATGGCCAGGCAAGCCCGGTAGCGAACTCTGACGCAGAGCGACAACTGACAAAACAAGGACAGTTCGAAGCCGAAATTATGGGCAAGTGGCTGAAAAATATGCAGGTGAATTTAGATCATGTGCTGGTAAGTCCTTATATCCGCGCGCAACAAACCGCCGCTATCGTAAAAGCGACCCTGAGCTGGTCGGAGCCGGCGACTACTTGCGATTTTATTACCCCGTCAGGAAATGCTGCTCTTGTGCATGATTATCTTGACGGCATGCTGGCCCAAAGCCGCGGCAAAAGCAATTCAGCCAAGGCAATAGAAACATTGTTGCTGGTTTCTCATATGCCGCTGGTAAGCTATTTGGTTGAAGATTTAACCTTTGACCGTAAATCGCCGATTTTTCAAACGGCGGGTATCGCCCAGATAGACTATGACCTTGGCAGGATGAAGGGAGAGTTAGTACGTTTGGTGTCTCCGCACGATCTTTGTTAG
- a CDS encoding insulinase family protein has product MKQSPNDSKRYQTVTLENGLRVLLIQNTHSEKSAAALAVNVGHFNDPADRQGLAHFLEHMLFLGTERYPDGSEYQKFISQYGGNNNAWTSTEHTCFFFDIHHSHFTKAIDRFSQFFIAPLLSAEFVNKERQNIDAEFKLKLKDDIRRLYDVHKETINPKHPFSKFSVGNIDTLADRENQPVKDDVQSFFHRYYRAEFMTLALEGPQSLDELSTLATLKFTDIPSAVDPLPEVTEPLYLPEHQGINIQVMPVKNDRQLIISFAMPSIDKYYRHKPESVLAYLIGHEGPGSILSLLKKQQWAMGISAGSGINGSNFKDFNVSISLTESGEQHLDEIVDTVFSYITLLKQDQLPEHYYREKQAIAELSFTYHEKSSPLDNVCQLVLNMQHYPPDDYIFGDYVMESMCHDTIKKLLGYLTPSNMRLVHISKNQQPSKTSYWYQVPYDVGPITQDKLAKWQQMPLNKALFLPPANPYIVSNPQVIAPQNGSKIPTLVEKTDGFTLWFKQDITFKVPKGYIYIGIDSPFSVASPENIAMTRLFVDLYTDDVIEENYDAELAGIHYHLYAHQGGMTLQVSGLSEKQGDLLAKLLVSLQHHVAPQNRFELFKQQSISHWANADKSKSISQLFATMSSAMQPNNLSSQKLAEALSGVSYQQFLRFSEQLFTQVTIEALVHGNWLPEHTKQISACIKQTFHGYYRNEYTVNCPVIDIKDQGQLILPVTLPDHDHASVLYYPQPDKAVNTTAKTMITSHLLSPLFFQEMRTEKQYGYLVGVGYIPISRYPGIAFYIQSPHTMPDALTGAMDDFIHTCLEKLEDLSNEDWQHLQHGLAGQLQENDASLRIKSQRFWGAISNKDTEFKHKQNLIDAILALTFDEVKTFIRTQLFKSAKPDRLLLVTTACKEELSFDELKQQLGGMVISREDELNETMARKY; this is encoded by the coding sequence TTGAAACAAAGCCCAAATGATAGCAAACGTTATCAAACAGTGACATTGGAAAATGGCTTACGTGTACTGTTGATACAAAATACTCATAGCGAAAAGTCAGCTGCCGCTCTTGCCGTAAATGTCGGCCATTTTAATGATCCCGCAGATCGCCAGGGATTAGCCCATTTTCTCGAACACATGTTGTTCCTGGGCACCGAGCGTTATCCGGACGGCAGCGAATATCAAAAATTTATTTCCCAGTACGGTGGCAACAACAATGCCTGGACTTCCACCGAGCACACCTGCTTTTTCTTTGATATTCATCACAGCCATTTCACTAAGGCCATTGACAGATTCAGTCAATTTTTTATCGCGCCTTTATTATCAGCCGAGTTTGTCAATAAAGAAAGGCAAAACATCGATGCCGAGTTTAAATTAAAGCTCAAAGACGACATCCGCCGTTTGTACGACGTTCATAAAGAAACCATTAACCCCAAACACCCGTTTTCAAAATTTTCCGTGGGTAATATCGACACCCTGGCAGATAGGGAAAACCAGCCGGTAAAAGATGATGTCCAGAGCTTTTTCCACCGCTATTACCGCGCCGAATTTATGACCCTGGCACTGGAAGGTCCGCAATCACTTGATGAACTGTCCACCCTGGCGACATTAAAATTTACCGATATCCCCAGTGCCGTCGATCCCCTGCCCGAAGTGACCGAGCCGCTTTATTTACCCGAGCACCAGGGCATTAATATTCAGGTAATGCCGGTAAAAAATGACCGCCAGCTGATCATCAGTTTTGCCATGCCCAGTATCGACAAATATTACCGCCACAAGCCAGAGTCGGTACTTGCTTACCTTATCGGCCACGAAGGCCCCGGCAGTATCTTGTCGTTATTGAAAAAACAACAATGGGCCATGGGCATCTCCGCCGGTTCGGGCATTAACGGCTCCAATTTTAAAGATTTTAACGTCAGTATTTCCCTGACCGAATCGGGCGAGCAGCACCTGGATGAAATTGTCGATACCGTCTTTAGTTATATTACCCTGCTCAAACAAGATCAGTTACCCGAGCATTATTACCGGGAAAAACAGGCCATCGCGGAACTGTCTTTTACCTATCATGAAAAAAGCTCACCGCTGGACAATGTCTGCCAGCTGGTGCTGAACATGCAGCATTACCCGCCGGATGATTATATTTTCGGCGACTATGTTATGGAGAGTATGTGCCATGACACCATCAAAAAACTGCTCGGCTATTTAACCCCAAGCAATATGCGCCTGGTGCATATCAGTAAAAATCAACAGCCGAGCAAAACCAGCTACTGGTATCAGGTGCCTTATGATGTCGGCCCGATCACCCAAGATAAATTAGCCAAATGGCAACAGATGCCGTTAAATAAAGCGCTGTTTTTACCGCCGGCCAACCCCTATATCGTCAGCAACCCGCAGGTGATAGCGCCGCAAAACGGCTCAAAAATTCCCACCCTGGTGGAAAAAACCGACGGCTTCACTTTGTGGTTCAAACAAGACATTACCTTTAAGGTGCCCAAGGGTTATATCTATATCGGTATCGACTCGCCGTTCTCCGTCGCCAGCCCGGAAAATATTGCCATGACCCGGCTGTTTGTCGACCTTTATACCGACGACGTTATCGAAGAGAACTACGATGCCGAACTGGCCGGGATCCATTATCATTTATATGCCCACCAGGGAGGCATGACCTTACAGGTATCCGGCCTGAGCGAAAAACAGGGAGACTTATTGGCCAAACTCCTGGTCAGCCTGCAACACCATGTTGCCCCACAAAACCGTTTTGAACTGTTCAAGCAGCAGAGTATCAGCCACTGGGCCAATGCCGACAAAAGCAAATCTATCTCCCAGCTTTTCGCCACCATGAGCTCGGCCATGCAGCCCAATAACCTCAGCAGCCAAAAACTGGCAGAGGCACTAAGCGGTGTCAGTTACCAGCAATTTCTGCGTTTTAGCGAGCAATTGTTTACCCAGGTCACCATAGAAGCTCTGGTACATGGTAACTGGCTGCCCGAACACACCAAACAGATCTCCGCCTGTATCAAACAAACCTTCCACGGCTATTACCGGAACGAATACACGGTAAACTGCCCGGTGATCGACATCAAAGATCAGGGACAGCTGATCTTACCGGTCACCCTGCCGGATCACGACCATGCCTCGGTACTTTATTATCCCCAGCCGGATAAAGCGGTGAACACCACCGCCAAAACCATGATCACCAGCCATTTGTTATCGCCGCTGTTTTTCCAGGAAATGCGCACCGAGAAACAATACGGCTACCTGGTGGGGGTCGGTTACATTCCCATCAGCCGCTACCCGGGCATCGCCTTTTATATCCAGTCGCCCCACACCATGCCGGATGCCCTGACTGGGGCCATGGATGATTTTATCCACACCTGTCTGGAAAAATTGGAAGACTTGAGCAATGAAGACTGGCAGCATCTGCAACACGGCCTGGCCGGCCAGCTCCAGGAAAACGACGCCAGTTTGCGTATTAAAAGCCAGCGCTTCTGGGGGGCGATCAGCAACAAAGATACTGAGTTTAAACACAAGCAAAACTTAATCGATGCCATCTTGGCGCTCACCTTTGATGAGGTAAAAACCTTTATCCGCACTCAGCTGTTTAAAAGCGCAAAGCCCGACCGTTTGCTGCTGGTTACCACGGCGTGCAAAGAGGAATTAAGCTTTGATGAATTGAAACAGCAACTCGGCGGTATGGTCATTAGCCGTGAGGATGAATTAAACGAGACTATGGCGAGGAAATATTAA